In one window of Nomascus leucogenys isolate Asia chromosome 1a, Asia_NLE_v1, whole genome shotgun sequence DNA:
- the DMRT3 gene encoding doublesex- and mab-3-related transcription factor 3 translates to MNGYGSPYLYMGGPVSQPPRAPLQRTPKCARCRNHGVLSWLKGHKRYCRFKDCTCEKCILIIERQRVMAAQVALRRQQANESLESLIPDSLRALPGPPPPGDAAAAQQPPPASQPSQPQPPRPAAELAGAAALRWSAEPQPGALQAQVAKPDLTEERLGDGNSADNTEVFSDKDTDQRSSPDVAKSKGCFTPESPEIVSVDEEGYAVQKNGGNPESRPDSPKYHAEQNHLLIEGPSGTVSLPFSLKANRPPLEVLKKIFPNQKPTVLELILKGCGGDLVSAVEVLLSSRSSVTGAERASAEPEGLVLPPNGHIFEPTLSSCPISSSKWCVGSAFRVPDTLRFSADSSNVVPNPLAVPLQHPFPQPPRYPLMLRNTLARNQSSPFLPNDVTLWNTMTLQQQYQLRSQYVSPFSSNSTSVFRSSPVLPARATEDPRISIPDDGCPIASKQSIYTEDDYDERSDSSDSRILNTSS, encoded by the exons ATGAACGGCTACGGCTCCCCCTACCTGTACATGGGCGGCCCGGTGTCGCAGCCGCCGCGGGCGCCCTTGCAGCGCACGCCCAAGTGCGCGCGATGCCGCAACCACGGCGTACTGTCCTGGCTCAAGGGCCACAAGCGTTACTGCCGCTTCAAGGACTGCACCTGCGAGAAGTGCATCCTCATCATCGAGCGGCAGCGGGTCATGGCTGCGCAGGTGGCGCTGCGCCGGCAGCAGGCCAACGAGAGCCTGGAGAGCCTCATCCCCGACTCGCTGCGCGCTCTGCCAGGGCCCCCGCCGCCTGGGGACGCCGCCGCCGCCCAGCAGCCGCCGCCGGCATCTCAGCCGTCGCAGCCGCAGCCGCCGCGCCCTGCTGCCGAGTTGGCCGGGGCCGCCGCGCTGCGCTGGAGTGCCGAGCCGCAGCCCGGGGCTCTGCAGGCACAGGTCGCCAAGCCAG ATTTGACTGAAGAACGACTTGGAGATGGCAACTCGGCAGACAACACAGAGGTCTTCAGTGACAAAGACACTGACCAGAGGAGTTCCCCAGATGTGGCAAAGAGTAAGGGCTGCTTCACCCCAGAGAGCCCTGAGATAGTGTCTGTGGATGAAGAGGGGTACGCTGTCCAGAAAAACGGAGGCAACCCCGAGAGCCGCCCCGACAGCCCCAAGTATCACGCGGAGCAGAATCACCTCCTGATTGAGGGCCCCTCGGGGACTGTTTCTCTGCCCTTCAGCCTGAAAGCCAACAGACCGCCGCTTGAAGTGTTGAAAAAGATATTCCCCAACCAGAAGCCAACGGTGCTTGAGCTCATCCTCAAGGGCTGTGGCGGGGACCTTGTGAGCGCTGTGGAAGTCCTTCTGTCCAGCCGCTCCTCAGTCACGGGAGCAGAGCGAGCTTCCGCAGAACCTGAGGGTCTAGTGTTGCCCCCCAACGGGCACATCTTTGAACCCACCTTGAGCTCCTGCCCCATCTCGTCTTCCAAATGGTGTGTAGGATCAGCCTTTCGAGTCCCAGACACGTTGAGGTTTTCTGCCGACTCTAGTAATGTTGTCCCCAATCCCTTGGCTGTGCCTCTGCAGCACCCTTTCCCCCAGCCACCCCGGTACCCGCTGATGCTGAGGAATACTTTGGCGAGAAACCAGTCGAGCCCCTTTTTGCCCAATGATGTCACCCTGTGGAACACCATGACGCTGCAGCAGCAGTATCAGCTGAGGTCTCAGTATGTCAGTCCTTTCTCCAGTAACTCTACCAGCGTCTTCAGAAGCTCGCCCGTCCTTCCTGCCCGCGCCACAGAAGACCCTCGGATTTCCATCCCTGATGATGGGTGTCCAATTGCGTCAAAGCAGTCCATTTACACCGAGGATGACTATGACGAGAGGTCTGACTCCTCAGACTCTAGAATACTCAACACATCATCTTAA